One part of the Astatotilapia calliptera chromosome 9, fAstCal1.2, whole genome shotgun sequence genome encodes these proteins:
- the cpa6 gene encoding carboxypeptidase A6 isoform X2, with amino-acid sequence MKVDFWQPNSASLICHNATVDVHVKRNDTQGLHARLKWENIDYQVFISNLQKEIEKQTGYRSSRKRRSEAQYDYEVYHSLEEIQSWMFMMNTTHPNLVDVFSVGKSYEGRPLYVLQLGKKRRLQKKAVWIDCGVHAREWIGPAFCQWFVKEAINSYQYDSVMTRLLNQLNFYIMPVFNVDGYRFSWITDRFWRKTRSKNHKFHCRGVDANRNWKVKWCDEGASSHPCDDTYCGPFPESEPEVKAVAKFLRKHKKRVEAYISIHAYAQMLLYPYSYKYATIPNFNCVESAAHNAVTALYSAYGVKYRYGPASTTLYVSSGSSIDWAYRNGIPYAFAFELRDTGYFGFLLPESLIKPTCTETMRAVKAIASGVLKKCKTDREKFPYI; translated from the exons ATGAAG GTGGATTTCTGGCAGCCCAACAGTGCTTCTCTAATCTGTCACAATGCCACAGTGGATGTCCACGTGAAACGTAACGACACGCAAGGTTTACACGCACGCTTAAAGTGGGAAAATATTGATTATCA GGTATTTATCTCCAATCTACAGAAGGAAATTGAAAAGCAGACGGGATATCGCTCCTCTCGCAAGCGGAGGTCAGAGGCTCAGTATGACTACGAGGTTTACCACTCTCTGGAAGAG ATCCAGAGCTGGATGTTTATGATGAACACAACCCACCCCAATCTGGTTGACGTGTTCTCTGTTGGGAAGTCATATGAAGGAAGACCGCTTTATGTGCTTCAG CTAGGAAAGAAACGTCGTCTCCAGAAGAAAGCTGTGTGGATCGACTGTGGTGTTCACGCCAGAGAGTGGATAGGACCTGCCTTCTGCCAGTGGTTTGTTAAAGAG gCTATCAACTCATACCAATATGACTCTGTGATGACAAGACTACTGAACCAGCTCAACTTCTACATCATGCCTGTCTTTAATGTGGATGGCTATCGTTTCAGCTGGATTACG GATCGGTTCTGGAGAAAGACACGGTCCAAAAATCACAAGTTCCACTGCAGGGGAGTGGACGCTAACAGAAACTGGAAAGTAAAATGGTGTG ATGAAGGTGCCTCTTCTCATCCGTGCGATGACACGTATTGCGGTCCCTTCCCCGAATCTGAACCTGAAGTCAAAGCTGTCGCTAAGTTCCTGCGCAAGCACAAGAAACGCGTGGAAGCATACATATCCATTCATGCCTATGCACAAATGCTGCTTTACCCATATTCCTACAAGTATGCCACAATCCCCAACTTCAACTGTGTG GAGTCAGCAGCTCACAATGCAGTGACAGCATTGTACTCTGCCTATGGCGTGAAGTACAGATACGGACCTGCCTCCACAACTCTGT ACGTCAGCTCAGGAAGCTCTATCGACTGGGCATACAGGAACGGGATCCCCTACGCATTTGCATTTGAGTTGAGGGATACGGGATATTTTGGTTTCCTTCTACCCGAATCCCTAATAAAGCCAACCTGCACTGAGACTATGAGAGCCGTGAAAGCCATCGCATCAGGAGTGCTGAAGAAGTGCAAGACAGATAGGGAGAAATTTCCATATATATGA
- the cpa6 gene encoding carboxypeptidase A6 isoform X1, translating to MSPDHMGAFRASVLLTWVIICNNVLCPVLGYLYNNRYAGDQVFKITPSNDEEVRTLREILGHMKVDFWQPNSASLICHNATVDVHVKRNDTQGLHARLKWENIDYQVFISNLQKEIEKQTGYRSSRKRRSEAQYDYEVYHSLEEIQSWMFMMNTTHPNLVDVFSVGKSYEGRPLYVLQLGKKRRLQKKAVWIDCGVHAREWIGPAFCQWFVKEAINSYQYDSVMTRLLNQLNFYIMPVFNVDGYRFSWITDRFWRKTRSKNHKFHCRGVDANRNWKVKWCDEGASSHPCDDTYCGPFPESEPEVKAVAKFLRKHKKRVEAYISIHAYAQMLLYPYSYKYATIPNFNCVESAAHNAVTALYSAYGVKYRYGPASTTLYVSSGSSIDWAYRNGIPYAFAFELRDTGYFGFLLPESLIKPTCTETMRAVKAIASGVLKKCKTDREKFPYI from the exons ATGTCACCGGACCACATGGGAGCATTTCGCGCATCGGTTTTACTGACTTGGGTGATAATCTGCAATAACGTGCTGTGTCCCGTCCTCGGCTATCTCTACAACAACCGCTACGCAGG TGATCAGGTCTTCAAGATCACGCCAAGTAATGATGAGGAGGTCCGGACCCTAAGAGAAATTCTCGGACACATGAAG GTGGATTTCTGGCAGCCCAACAGTGCTTCTCTAATCTGTCACAATGCCACAGTGGATGTCCACGTGAAACGTAACGACACGCAAGGTTTACACGCACGCTTAAAGTGGGAAAATATTGATTATCA GGTATTTATCTCCAATCTACAGAAGGAAATTGAAAAGCAGACGGGATATCGCTCCTCTCGCAAGCGGAGGTCAGAGGCTCAGTATGACTACGAGGTTTACCACTCTCTGGAAGAG ATCCAGAGCTGGATGTTTATGATGAACACAACCCACCCCAATCTGGTTGACGTGTTCTCTGTTGGGAAGTCATATGAAGGAAGACCGCTTTATGTGCTTCAG CTAGGAAAGAAACGTCGTCTCCAGAAGAAAGCTGTGTGGATCGACTGTGGTGTTCACGCCAGAGAGTGGATAGGACCTGCCTTCTGCCAGTGGTTTGTTAAAGAG gCTATCAACTCATACCAATATGACTCTGTGATGACAAGACTACTGAACCAGCTCAACTTCTACATCATGCCTGTCTTTAATGTGGATGGCTATCGTTTCAGCTGGATTACG GATCGGTTCTGGAGAAAGACACGGTCCAAAAATCACAAGTTCCACTGCAGGGGAGTGGACGCTAACAGAAACTGGAAAGTAAAATGGTGTG ATGAAGGTGCCTCTTCTCATCCGTGCGATGACACGTATTGCGGTCCCTTCCCCGAATCTGAACCTGAAGTCAAAGCTGTCGCTAAGTTCCTGCGCAAGCACAAGAAACGCGTGGAAGCATACATATCCATTCATGCCTATGCACAAATGCTGCTTTACCCATATTCCTACAAGTATGCCACAATCCCCAACTTCAACTGTGTG GAGTCAGCAGCTCACAATGCAGTGACAGCATTGTACTCTGCCTATGGCGTGAAGTACAGATACGGACCTGCCTCCACAACTCTGT ACGTCAGCTCAGGAAGCTCTATCGACTGGGCATACAGGAACGGGATCCCCTACGCATTTGCATTTGAGTTGAGGGATACGGGATATTTTGGTTTCCTTCTACCCGAATCCCTAATAAAGCCAACCTGCACTGAGACTATGAGAGCCGTGAAAGCCATCGCATCAGGAGTGCTGAAGAAGTGCAAGACAGATAGGGAGAAATTTCCATATATATGA